Genomic segment of Jaculus jaculus isolate mJacJac1 chromosome 6, mJacJac1.mat.Y.cur, whole genome shotgun sequence:
ctccagggactgcaaacaaactccagatgcatgtgtcaccttgtgcatctagctttacatgggtcctggggaatcaaaccttaaccgctgagctatctctccagccccatgagccCCACGAGctacttttattttctgaggctCAGAGCACTGACTGGGTAATACTGGATTAATGACTTGTCCTATTTCAAGCTTTGAGATGGAATCACTTTTAGGATCTGATTTAAAAGAGTTAGGACATCAGGAAGAGTTACCTGATTTGACCTCTAGAGagttattcattaatttattcgcCAATTACTGATTGAAGACTTCATGCTAAGCAAAGTGCATGGCTCTGGGGGTAATAGATAGTTCACTAAAaccagtttttttggggggggttgtttttcaagatagggtctcaagttagtcgaggctgacctgtaatctctgggtggcctcaaactcatgtcagttctcctacctctgtctccccagtgctgggattaacagtgtgtgccaccatgcccagctcaaaaccAGTGTTTTACAAACTAAGCCCTCACTTGTTTGTGGGATGCAAAATCACAAGCAGAATTTAAAAGGGGAAGGAAATCAtactgtggtggcacacacctttaatcccagcactcaggaggcagaggtacaaggatcactatgagtttgagtccagcctggcactacataatgaattccaggtcagcatgggagaggaagaccctacctaaaaaacaaaacaaaacaaagaaaactctGAAACAGACCTTTATCAGATGCTAGTCATGCTACCAGTGTGtattgatgagaaaaaaaaaaaaaaatcaaagcaaaacaccAACCTGGGAACCTGGGAGCCAGGACACAAAACTGTAACCTGTTTGTTAAGTGTGTCTtggaagttgggcgtggtggctcgtggctcacacctatactcccagcactaggggaaTCTTAAGGTAGGAGCATCCCTGTGAATTAGGCTAGGTCAGCCCGGACTGCCTagaaaattctaggtcagtctggattgACGGCAGTCTGGACATGGGGCCAATTCTCTGGGTCATTTTCAAGGTTGAGAAAAAGGAATGCTGAATGCTCAAAGAAGCCCTGCTTGTCACTGACAGGGCTGCTGTGCAGATAAAATGGAAGTGTATTTTAAATGCTGTCCTGCACTGAAATATGGTTACTAGAGACAAAAGCAAGCGATTATCGAGTTGAAGTGAGTGTGGGTATTTGCAGTGTTTAATCTCGGTTCAGTTTACTGAGGGCCTCTCTTCaaagttctctttttttaaatgctttccaCATACTCTCACTGTAAGTATAGAAGATGCTGCTGGGCCGTCTGTTTAGCTCTTCATTCCATACTTATGCTTAACAATTGATCAGCAGATATTTTGGAATGAAGACAGGAAAAACACTTAATTGCTGCCCTAAAagatgccttttttaaaaaaaaaaaaaaagagcaatgattttattaggaaaaTTAAGATGACTATTGTATTTTACTTGTAGGATCTCAAAATTGCCATCTTCGTTTTCTGGGAGGATTTGACTcccttcttttcatcttttttactCATCAAAAGATGCCAATTTTTTAAAACCACTTTAGGACATTAAGTTAGAGGCAAAGCGCTCCGCAAAATACCCACAGGGAGTCCGGCAGCGTCTTTTCTACTGGCTCTCCCAGGGCTAAGGGTATGCTGAAGTGACCACCCAGAAAAACAgcgcacaggctggaagccctcaaCCCCAGGCCGTGCACACACCGAGCAGCCAAGATGGCAAGGGTCTATTTCAGGAGAGATCGGTGAAATAGACTGGCAACAACAATCTTGACGTCAGTGAAGCTTTAAGTTGGGTTTGGTTGTACAGGAAGGGCAGACAGATCAAAGACCAGGGGACATAATTTGAAACACCTTGGCAAACTTGTGGAAATCGATCCCCCTCTCCCCCGGAAAGACTGTAAAGGTGAGGTCACCTTGAGCTGATGAGCGTAGGTGGCAAAGGTTTCAGGGAATGCATGCATCGTTGTGCCTCCGAGCGTCCAACAAAGACCAGGTTTTGAGACAATACCTGCACTTACTCGGTCCTCCTCTTGGAGGGACCAGGCTGACGGgcggggggggtgtgtgtgtgtgtgtgagggcgatGGGCGGAGCTACCGCGAGTGGGCGTGGCCGCGTGGAGGCGACTGGAGGAAGCGGCGAAGAGGCGGGGTTTCCGGCGGCGGACACTCGGGCGGCGAGTGACGCCGAGGCTGACGGGTCATCACGTGACACGGAAGTGACTCCGAACAGGAAGAGGACGAAAAAAATAACCGTCCGCGACGCCGAGTCGACCGGGACCCGCAGCCACCATGAACAGCAAAGGCAAGGACGCGGGGGCGGTCGGGGCCGTCGGGGGACTAGTGCTGGCCCGGAGCGAGCGGGCGCGGAGCCCCGGAGTCGCCGGGCTTGGGGTGGGCTACGCCGCGGCCCGCAGTCCGGGGCTTGCACCTGACGTCTTCGTCACTCCCGAGCTACGGCTGCCCCCTCCCTCCCGCGCTCTCTCCCCCCCATCAACTCTGTGGCGCAGTTTGGAGCTGCAGGCTCgagtgggtgtgtgggggggcttaGTCATGATGGGCGTCGGCAGCAGCCAATGGGATGCTAGAGTAGGGATTTGGGCAGGCCAATGGACAGCCGGCGGAGGCGGGGCGCTGCGCTTCGGAACCACCGGCCCGGGCCCGGGGCTTAACTAGTGAGGTGCCGGCGGGGAGGCGCGGCCGGGGCCTGCAAGGTCTTAACCCCCTTCCTGTGCGTTCCTCGCCCTTCGCAGGCGCCGTTAGGTTCTCTCCCTGTTGCTGGGATTGTCAGAAAGTGGCTGCTTTCGgcttttcccccagtctcccgcTTCACTTCCACTCACTGTCTTTATTTGGAAGTCGACCTTGAATAGGAATCTGCGAGATGGGAACCGTCGTTGCCCAGAGCCTGACTGGTTACCCGTGCAGACAGCCCAGAGCACAAGTACACTTGGATAGGCCGCCAGTGCAGAACCTCTGAAACACGGCCCGAGACCTGCCCCGGGCTGGGAAGGGAAATTGGGTCCAGCCAAGACTTTCTCCTTTACATCAGTATGCTAGTGGGAACAGCGCCTTTCCTGTCCACTGTGAACCCAGCACCTTCCATTATGAGATTGCAAAAGGCTGTGCTTATTTTCTTAGCTCCAAGAAATCGAGCTCCATGAAACAATCTGTTTGCAAGTCTCCTCGCTCCCAATTTAGCTACCCAATATGCTCTGCTCCATCTGGTAGTTCGGAATGGTAGGCAACCTATATGTTTTTCTCTTGTGTTCCAGGCCAATATCCAACACAGCCTACCTACCCCGTGCAACCTCCTGGGAATCCGGTATATCCTCAGACCTTGCATCTTCCTCAGGCTCCACCCTATACAGATGCTCCACCTGCGTACTCAGAGGTACTACAGCTCCAGGCTTGGACTAGCTGAGAattctctcatttaaaattttattccacTTCACAAAGACTGCTCACATGAATAATCACACATTACGTATGTCAGCAGTTACTGCTGGAATTGAAAACATATTGTGTGATTATTTTATTTGGCACGTGCTGAAGATGAGTTTTTGTGCCTTGAGCCCAAATTAGCTATATCAGGAAATTATCCAGGAGAATAGTGAATGCTAGTGAAAAGGCACCTTGTTCATAGACTGTCTAATTGGCACAGGGAGAATTAAGTGTTGACTCAtaggccaggtgcagtggcacaggcatgaaattctagcactcagaggctgaggcaggaggatactgAGTATGAGACCAACTTGGGTTATATAACaaaatcctgtctccaaaagtAAACCAGGGGGCTGAAGATATAGTTCAGATGATAGAGTGCTACTATGCAGAAGCCTTGGGTTAGcatcccagcactacataaaatcaggtgtggtggttcatacctgtaatcctagcacttgagagggaaGTGgatgcagaaggatcagaagttcaaggtcatccttagttacatactgagtttgaggccagctttggctacatgaaaccttgtctcaaaaagaaaggtgggggggatggagagattgcttagtggttaagatgcttgcctgaaaagccaaaggacccaggttcgattccccagcacccacgtaaaccagatgcacaaagtagtgcatgtgtgtggagttcgtggctaggggctctgacgtgctcattctttctctctctctctctttcaaataaataagaatttgaaaaaatatataaaaaataaccaggtgtggtggttcacgcctttaatcccagcacttgggaggcagaggtaagagcatcactgtgagttcaaagccaccctgagactacgtagtgaattccaggtcagcctgggctagagtgagaccctacctcgaaaaaggaaagggtgggggttggagagatgacacagtggtggtgcatgtgtcctgagtttgtttgcagtggctggaggccctggaggacccattctctctgtctctctcaaataaattcaaatattcaaaaaaaaaaaattccttgggggtttggagagatggtttggcggctaaggcgcttgcctatgaagcctgaggacccaggttccgttccctAGTACCAatcaatgtaaaccagatgcaaaggtggcacatgcgtctggagtttgtttgcagcatctgaaggccttggtatgcccattatctctgtgtctctttctctgcctctttctctttcaaatgaataaataatttaaaaaaattccttgggctgagagatggcttagcagttaaggcacttgcttgtgaacctAAAGAACCTatcttcaattctccaggacccatgtaagccagatgcataaggtggcatgcatctggagttcatttacaatggctgaaggccatggtgcacccattgtctctatcagcctctttctctctctctcaaataaataaatccaggtgtggtggcacatgcctttaatcccagtacttgggtggcagaggtaggaggatcactgtgagttcaaggccaccctgagactacagagtgaattacaggtcagcctgggctacagtggtaagactctacctcaaaaattattttcaaataaatacaataaattttcaaataaataaaatgtaaaaaaaactccttgggctggagagatggcatagtggttaaagcacatgcctacaaatcctaaggatcccggttcaattctccaggacccatgtaagccagatgcacaaaggtgtgcatgcatttggagttcgtttgcagtggctggaagccctggtgtgcccattttctctttctcaaattgataaatatttaaaaataaataggtaagctgggcgtggtggtgaaaacctttttttttttttttttttttttggtgcacacctttaatcctagcacttagcagcaggcagaggtgggagaattgtcgtgagtttggagccaccttgagactatatagttaattccaggtcagcctgggccagagtgagaccctgcctcgaaaaaccaataaataaataaataaatattttttctagggACTGGgaacatggcttagtgattaaaggcttgcaaaatctgccagcctgggtttaattccaaagccacccacataagccagatgccaaaaagtggtgcaaacatgTAGTAGtatgtagcagcaagaggccctggcatacacacctatgcacacatgtgaaaataaataaataaaaacttatttaaaatttggggctggggagatggctgagtgtgttaaaaatgcttgcttgcaaagtgtacctatctgcctgggttcaattccctagtacctacataaagctagatgcaccaagtggctcatgtgtctgcagtttgtctacagcaacaagaggccctggtgtgcctattctctttgtccttctcaaataagaatatttaaattttgtttggttttgttggtagggtctctctcaggtctcagggtggcctcgaacttttggcaatcttcttacctctgcctcctgagtgctgggatcaaaagcatgtgccaccacgcctggctctgtttttaGTTATTCAAGGgagggtggagggaaggagggagggaaagagaaagaaagaaaaagaggtaggggtgtgccaggccctccagccactgcagatgaactccagatgtatgtgccgccttgtccatctggcttatgtggggtcctggggattgagtcTGAGTCCTTTtgcttggtagggtctcactctagccccagctgatctggaatttacatggttgcagggtggcgttgaactcatggcgatcctcctacctacctctgcctcctgagtgctgggattaaaggcgtgcaccaccaccccccccaaatttttttttgttgtttttcaaggtagggtttcactgtagctcaggctcacttggaattcactatgtagtctcatggtagcctcgaactcacagcgatcctcctacctctgcctcctgaatgctgggattaaaggcgtgcaccaccatgcctggttccaaaaatattttattttactaaaatatttttattaacaatttgcatacatgtacatgtgttttgatcataattccctcttcttactattttttttcaattttcattcaaaaatattttttgaattgaTGCAATTTTTGTACTTATAtgttgtttgtgtgcatgtatgtgtgtatatggctgTATTAAGGTCTCTTGTTTCTACaaacacatgacacacacatgtgACACAACTTTGCCTGGCTTTCTGTggttagtggggaattgaactcagtctaGCAAACTTTGcatgtaagtgtctttaacctgagccatctccccagcccaataaaatgtttttagaactttttaaaaaaatttaaaaaatatttgcaacgGAATGTCCTAAGGTGACATCttgccttctcttccttttccttcagcTCTATCGTCCGAGCTTTGTGCACCCTGGGGCTGCCACAGTCCCCACCATGTCAGCTGCATTTCCTGGCGCCTCTCTGTATCTCCCCATGGCCCAGTCTGTGGCTGTTGGACCGTTAGGTTCCACCATCCCCATGGCTTATTATCCCGTTGGTCCCATCTATCCACCTGGCTCCACAGTGCTGGTGGAAGGAGGGTATGATGCAGGCGCCAGATTCGGAGCCGGGGCTACTGCTGGCAACATTCCTGTGAGTATGGCCTTCGCAGAAGAAACGTGGCCTTGGTGTTACTGCCCAGAATTGCTTCATATTCATTTCCCCACAATCCTTGGATAATAATTGCCAGGATTAGTGCACCCATTGTAACCTCATAGGCAGGTACAAGGTGGGCATGGGTTAGTGAGGCAGGTAAGCCGGTTCTGGCCTGTTCACTGGGGGGATGATTCAGAAAATAGAATGTAAAATCCCTAGTAAGTAGCTTTCCAAAGTTAGGGGTTTTGGTTACTAGGTTGCTCTGCTAAATGCTTCAGTGTACTTGAAGTCCATCCACTCAGGAACCATATGCTAACGGTGAAGCAGAAATGGTGTTGTTAGTGAGTCATAGGTAATCCAGTGATCTACTTAAAAACTCCAGAGGGCtggtagttcagtggtagagtatgtgCTTGGCAGGTACAGTGTGCTCCCACTCCACCCACAAGAAAGTGCCTGGGATCCTGTGGGATGTGGCTGTGAACCTGAAACTTCCTGTTTGGGGAAAGTTGAGTGGAGATGGTTTCCCAACCTCAGCAGGATGGGTCTGGTACCCGCAGGCTTCATTTGGAGGTACAAGTCTTCCTTTCCCATTGCCGCTTTGGGTCCTGCTTTAGAACTCAAGTTGGTGCAGTTAGCTTCATAAAAT
This window contains:
- the Dazap2 gene encoding DAZ-associated protein 2 isoform X1; translation: MNSKGQYPTQPTYPVQPPGNPVYPQTLHLPQAPPYTDAPPAYSELYRPSFVHPGAATVPTMSAAFPGASLYLPMAQSVAVGPLGSTIPMAYYPVGPIYPPGSTVLVEGGYDAGARFGAGATAGNIPPPPPGCPPNAAQLAVMQGANVLVTQRKGNFFMGGSDGGYTIW